The Ignavibacteria bacterium genome contains the following window.
ATTGATGGAGATGTTTATTACGATGTAACAAAATTCTCTGAGTATGGAAAACTTTCAGGAAAGAATCTTGATGAACTTATAAGCGGTGCCAGGGTTGATGTGAACGAACAAAAGAAAAATCCAGCTGACTTTGCGTTATGGAAATCGGCAAAACCCGGTGAACCATACTGGGATAGTCCCTGGGGCAAAGGAAGACCAGGATGGCATATTGAATGTTCAGTTATGTCGATGCGTAACCTGGGAGAAACATTTGATATACATGCCGGTGGAAACGATTTAATTTTCCCACATCATGAAAATGAAATTGCTCAGAGTGAAGCGGCAACCGGAAAACCTTTTGCTAGATATTGGATTCATTTCGGCTTTTTAAATATTGATAATCAAAAGATGTCGAAATCGCTTGGTAATTTCTTTACCGCCAGAGAAATTCTCGAAAAATATTCACCCGAAGCATTAAGATTGCTTTATTCACAGACAATTTATTCTGCACCTTTGAACTTTTCACTCGATTTACTCTCGAATACAGAGAATGCGGTTAAAAGGTTAGAAAATTCACTCCACCTTGTTCGAACTGCTCAATTAGTTGAAAGTCAGGAAGATTTTGATGTAACCCGATACTATCAAGCTTTTGAAGAAGCAATGGACGATAATTTTAATTCACCTGAAGCTGTTGCAGTAATTTTTGACTTTGTTAAGGAAGTTAATTCTTTTATTGCGGAAAAAAATGGATTGTCTTTGTCGAATAAAGAGAAAATTTTATCTGTTTTCAAAAATCTTGCTCAGGATATTTTTGGAATAATTGATCTCGAAAAAGGAGCAAAATTGGATAACAAATTAATTGATGATTTAATGAAAATAATTATTGATATAAGATCACAACTTCGAGCAGAAAAGCGTTTCGATTTATCCGATAAAATTCGTGATGAACTTAAAAAACTGGGAATTGAACTCGAAGACAAAAAAGGAATCACAACATACAAGTTCAATAAATAAGGGATTTAAGAAATGAAAAATTTATCCCGCAGAAAATTTATTTTATCATCAACCATACTTGGTATCGGATTCAAATTTCTAAATCCAGAAAAATTATTTTCCAGAAATTACTCCTCTCAAGGCGAGGGAACAAGGCCTGTGGTAATTTCAACTTGGGATCGAGATAGAAAACCAAATTTAAAGGCTTGGGAAATCCTTGAGAACGGTGGGAATTCACTTGATGCTGTTGAACAGGGTGTAAGAGTTGCCGAAGACGATCCTGAAAATAACAGCGTTGGTTATGGTGGACTTCCTGATGAAAACGGAATTGTAACCTTAGATGCCTGTATAATGGATTGGCGTGGAAGAGCAGGTGCAGTTGCATATCTTCAAAATATTAAAAACCCAATTTCAGTAGCTCGACTTGTAATGGAAAAAACTAAACATGTGATGCTTGCTGGCGAAGGCGCTAAAAAATTTGCATTAGCGTATGGATTCAAAGAAGAAAATCTTCTTACCGAAAAATCTCGCGAAGCCTGGATTAAA
Protein-coding sequences here:
- a CDS encoding cysteine--tRNA ligase yields the protein MRFYNTLTKKIEEFIPLEPGKVKIYMCGPTVYDYFHIGNARSFVMIDIIRRYFIYKGYEVKFVMNLTDIDDKIINKALSEGVTAQEIASKYSQAFFEDIKKLKIKPADVYPKATENIQYIIELTQKLIEKGFAYQIDGDVYYDVTKFSEYGKLSGKNLDELISGARVDVNEQKKNPADFALWKSAKPGEPYWDSPWGKGRPGWHIECSVMSMRNLGETFDIHAGGNDLIFPHHENEIAQSEAATGKPFARYWIHFGFLNIDNQKMSKSLGNFFTAREILEKYSPEALRLLYSQTIYSAPLNFSLDLLSNTENAVKRLENSLHLVRTAQLVESQEDFDVTRYYQAFEEAMDDNFNSPEAVAVIFDFVKEVNSFIAEKNGLSLSNKEKILSVFKNLAQDIFGIIDLEKGAKLDNKLIDDLMKIIIDIRSQLRAEKRFDLSDKIRDELKKLGIELEDKKGITTYKFNK
- a CDS encoding N(4)-(beta-N-acetylglucosaminyl)-L-asparaginase; its protein translation is MKNLSRRKFILSSTILGIGFKFLNPEKLFSRNYSSQGEGTRPVVISTWDRDRKPNLKAWEILENGGNSLDAVEQGVRVAEDDPENNSVGYGGLPDENGIVTLDACIMDWRGRAGAVAYLQNIKNPISVARLVMEKTKHVMLAGEGAKKFALAYGFKEENLLTEKSREAWIKWKESMSKDDNWTGNETHDTITMLAIDKYGNISGACTTSGLRWKIHGRVGDSPIVGAGLYVDNEVGAAGATGVGETIMRTVGSFLVVEKMREGMSPQEACEYVVRRLIEKNKNIMKEPYQAAFIALNKKGEIGAYSVIKGFDFVVSKNGKTEGYKSKFELDN